DNA sequence from the Vibrio ishigakensis genome:
TATCGGTGGCGCGCCAGGTGGCAAAATCACCCATCACAGATTGATGCACTACGCGGAAACGCACGTTTTTATCCAGTGCAGGAACAAAGGCTTCAAACTCGGCGCCCTTTTCAAAGTGCTTTAGAAGATCCTCACGAACATTAAACACAGCCCATGTATCGGCCGTATCGATAACGGTTACCACAGGGAAGCCTTGTGGAGCTAGCTCACCGCTATGAAGTAATACCTGAGATACCTCACCATCAAACCAGCTCTCTATCTGAGTATCCGCAGCATAGGCTTCCACCTCAGCTACCGCGCCGGCTGCCATACGTGCTTTTTCGCTAGCCGCTTTCTTGGTTTCCTCTCGAGCCCCCTCTTGAGCAAGAAGGAACATCTGATAAGCCGCACTCTCTGTATATTTGGCTGCTTGCCACTGGGTGAAGGCCTCATCGCGTTTCTGTTCTGCCACTACGCCGTCTTTGTAAAGGCTATCTACTCGGCGGAAGGTCTTCTCCATCAACTGCGCTGCGGATTGTGCTTTCTTCCATTGATCTCTAGCCGCGGCAATCTGCTGATCACGAGCGCCTTTTTCAGCTTCTTGAGCAAGGGCTCCCGCTGCCTCTTGACC
Encoded proteins:
- a CDS encoding HlyD family secretion protein → MKSKAPFAIAFLAVAGLIGFGVYQAYKPEPIRVHGQITAQQYSISSKVPGRIDTINVKKGDLVKKGDLIFTIYSPEIDAKLEQAKAGQEAAGALAQEAEKGARDQQIAAARDQWKKAQSAAQLMEKTFRRVDSLYKDGVVAEQKRDEAFTQWQAAKYTESAAYQMFLLAQEGAREETKKAASEKARMAAGAVAEVEAYAADTQIESWFDGEVSQVLLHSGELAPQGFPVVTVIDTADTWAVFNVREDLLKHFEKGAEFEAFVPALDKNVRFRVVHQSVMGDFATWRATDSSQGFDLRTFEVEARPMDQDNEYRIGMSVAVTLDAAE